From Candidatus Synechococcus calcipolaris G9, a single genomic window includes:
- a CDS encoding AAA family ATPase, translated as MDAALPPFVQALCQESAYAHAVEQPIQLLQTHISYVFLTGEYAYKVKKPADFGFLNFTTLEKRLFYCQEELRLNSRLSGELYLAVVPIFDLGSDRYRVGTPEELTHTNPTDKIVDYAVQMRQFQQSQLFSQLFAADQLTPELMDTLGKELAHFHQTAATSPDISAFGSPEAVAQVARNSYSLGENFIGRSQTQAQFTATKAFSDRFFAEHHDWLEKRQRDHKIRECHGDLHLNNICLHHGKVQIFDCIEFNQEFRNIDGIYDAAFLVMDLQFRQRPDLAQRFLNAYLEWSNDYEGAVLLPLYLSMRAYIRGNVNSLALNDPAIPAADKETIQATAAAYFKAAYDYTQVQPGKLYVTCGLSGAGKTTLARYLSTQIGAIHIRSDAVRKHLAGVPLDQRSQGSETFAGGIYTPEMTAKTYDLLLELGLFLVAAGQTVILDAKYDRQFHRERVIEGAKNQGTTLEILHCQAPMTVMQQRLGDRRGDIAEATPPILEQQAADFEPFTTPEQAYVRSIDTTQPIHHLHLLEK; from the coding sequence ATGGATGCTGCCCTCCCCCCCTTTGTCCAGGCATTATGCCAGGAATCCGCCTATGCCCATGCCGTAGAACAACCGATTCAATTGCTGCAAACCCATATTTCCTATGTATTTTTAACGGGTGAGTATGCCTATAAGGTGAAAAAACCCGCAGATTTTGGTTTTCTCAATTTTACGACCCTAGAAAAACGACTCTTTTATTGTCAGGAAGAACTTCGTCTTAATTCTCGACTGTCTGGTGAACTTTACTTAGCGGTTGTGCCCATTTTTGACCTCGGCAGCGATCGCTATCGGGTGGGAACCCCAGAGGAGCTAACCCATACCAACCCCACCGATAAAATTGTTGACTACGCCGTACAGATGCGTCAGTTTCAGCAATCCCAATTATTTTCCCAATTGTTTGCCGCAGATCAACTCACCCCGGAGTTAATGGATACCCTAGGCAAAGAATTAGCCCATTTTCACCAAACCGCTGCCACCAGTCCGGACATTTCTGCCTTTGGCTCCCCTGAGGCCGTGGCCCAGGTGGCCCGTAATTCCTATAGTCTGGGGGAGAATTTCATCGGGCGATCGCAAACCCAAGCCCAATTTACAGCCACCAAAGCCTTTAGCGATCGCTTTTTTGCGGAGCATCACGACTGGCTCGAAAAACGACAACGGGATCATAAAATTCGCGAATGCCACGGAGATCTACACCTCAACAATATTTGCCTCCACCATGGCAAGGTTCAAATCTTTGACTGCATTGAGTTTAATCAAGAATTTCGTAATATTGATGGGATTTATGATGCCGCATTCCTGGTGATGGATCTGCAATTTCGCCAGCGACCAGACCTGGCCCAGCGGTTTCTCAATGCCTATCTGGAATGGAGTAACGACTATGAAGGGGCTGTCCTATTGCCCTTGTACCTGTCCATGCGGGCCTACATTCGCGGTAATGTCAATTCCCTCGCCCTCAATGATCCGGCTATTCCTGCCGCAGACAAGGAAACGATTCAGGCCACGGCGGCGGCCTATTTTAAGGCGGCCTATGACTATACCCAAGTTCAACCTGGCAAGCTCTATGTCACCTGCGGCCTCTCAGGGGCGGGGAAAACAACCCTAGCCCGATACCTATCCACCCAAATCGGGGCCATTCACATTCGTTCCGATGCGGTGCGGAAGCATTTAGCTGGAGTTCCCCTTGACCAACGCAGCCAGGGGAGCGAGACCTTTGCCGGTGGAATTTATACCCCAGAGATGACCGCCAAAACCTACGATCTCCTCCTAGAACTGGGACTATTTTTAGTCGCCGCCGGTCAAACGGTGATTTTAGATGCCAAGTACGATCGCCAATTCCACCGTGAACGGGTCATTGAGGGGGCAAAGAATCAAGGAACGACCCTGGAAATTCTCCATTGCCAGGCACCTATGACCGTGATGCAGCAACGCCTGGGCGATCGCCGTGGTGATATTGCCGAAGCTACCCCACCCATCCTAGAGCAGCAGGCGGCAGATTTTGAGCCATTTACCACCCCTGAGCAGGCCTATGTCCGCAGCATTGATACCACCCAACCCATCCATCACCTGCACCTATTGGAAAAATAA
- a CDS encoding glutathione peroxidase: MLVNREGQRVPQVTFRTRQGDQWQDVTTDELFAGKTVIVFALPGAFTPTCSSTHLPGYNELAPVFHKNGVDDIVCLSVNDTFVMNEWGKSQEADHVRLIPDGNGEFSEGMGMLVDKEDLGFGKRSWRYSMLVKDGVIEKMFIEPEEPGDPFKVSDAETMLNYINPQARKPSCVSLLTKPGCPYCAKAKALLTEKEITYEEIVLGQDATIRSLRAMTGATTVPQVFIDGKLIGGSEALASYFGD, encoded by the coding sequence ATGTTGGTTAATCGTGAAGGACAACGGGTTCCCCAGGTAACATTTCGGACTCGCCAAGGGGATCAATGGCAAGATGTCACCACCGATGAACTGTTTGCCGGTAAAACCGTGATTGTCTTTGCCTTGCCAGGGGCCTTTACCCCCACCTGTTCCTCGACCCATTTACCGGGCTATAACGAGCTTGCGCCTGTCTTTCACAAAAATGGCGTAGATGACATTGTTTGCCTGTCCGTGAACGATACCTTCGTCATGAATGAGTGGGGAAAAAGCCAAGAAGCGGATCATGTTCGCCTCATCCCCGATGGCAATGGTGAATTTAGTGAAGGGATGGGGATGCTAGTGGATAAGGAGGATCTCGGTTTTGGCAAACGTTCTTGGCGATACTCCATGCTGGTTAAGGATGGTGTCATTGAAAAAATGTTCATTGAACCGGAAGAACCGGGGGATCCCTTTAAGGTATCTGATGCGGAAACCATGTTGAACTACATCAATCCCCAAGCCCGCAAACCATCCTGTGTATCCCTATTAACCAAGCCCGGATGCCCTTACTGCGCCAAGGCTAAGGCCCTGCTCACGGAAAAAGAGATTACCTATGAAGAAATTGTCCTAGGGCAAGATGCCACAATTCGTTCCCTGCGGGCCATGACTGGGGCTACCACCGTTCCCCAAGTCTTTATCGACGGTAAATTGATTGGGGGGTCTGAGGCCCTAGCAAGCTACTTTGGGGATTAA
- a CDS encoding alpha/beta hydrolase, giving the protein MIRLAVVRYGSSTMVQSRQSIHSIPLPWTVGALGLLLSMVVAMPVSAADQVVFRYGFLERSVDLNDLEDYAATGQASSELRAYLRLLPPEHRRQIRSSLQEKLTLSPVAVAQLLYSPLGEELLAQIGDVMQTGSRRGNNYALRSALILAAADSDGLTALTIIRHYPSSSLRVDLAKGLSILKNFQELILQTQTVLDAVRYQANIEAVAVHGAVPMVQSLTELGPLRWIEMPWTMTDQSLRRLQLTGHARTLKATFYLPTLSPNQFSQAVPVVVISHGLGADRYSYHYLGRHLASHGFAVLALEHPGSSSERLLSFPAGHTTAYTAAQEFLDRPLDVTFILDQLHQFPSQLQPWPGRLDLDRVAVIGQSFGGYTALTLAGASLDFDHLHQICPAHIATTLNISLILQCQATTLPHRNYHLSDRRVRAVLAVNPITSAVFSPASLAAIETPVMIMAGSADAIAPPVSEQVYPFTWLTSGDRYLVLVDHATHFSTIGESLPNTAAMPIPRALIGSTPRSRAYLMAMSLAFLRTHLLNQEQDRAFLTAAAAQALSHRDQPLNLSQDLSQPILEGPPISAFPALFYPVNPTER; this is encoded by the coding sequence GTGATTCGCCTTGCCGTTGTCCGCTATGGTTCATCAACGATGGTTCAAAGTCGGCAATCCATCCATTCCATACCGCTTCCTTGGACTGTGGGGGCACTTGGACTGTTGCTGTCTATGGTTGTAGCAATGCCGGTTTCGGCAGCGGATCAAGTGGTTTTTCGCTATGGTTTTCTAGAGCGATCGGTGGATCTTAATGACCTAGAAGACTACGCAGCAACGGGACAGGCTTCGTCGGAATTACGGGCCTATTTGCGTCTGTTACCCCCTGAACATCGGCGGCAAATTCGTTCGTCCCTGCAAGAAAAATTAACACTCTCCCCCGTTGCTGTGGCCCAATTGCTCTATTCTCCCCTTGGGGAAGAACTCCTGGCCCAAATTGGCGACGTGATGCAAACGGGATCTCGTCGCGGGAATAATTATGCCCTACGCTCTGCATTAATTCTAGCCGCCGCTGACTCTGATGGATTAACGGCCCTGACGATAATTCGCCACTACCCGTCTTCCTCCCTACGGGTGGATTTAGCCAAGGGCCTCAGTATTCTGAAAAATTTCCAGGAGCTGATTCTCCAGACCCAAACGGTTTTAGATGCGGTGCGCTACCAAGCCAATATAGAGGCTGTTGCGGTTCATGGAGCCGTTCCCATGGTGCAATCCCTGACGGAGTTGGGGCCACTGCGATGGATTGAAATGCCTTGGACAATGACGGATCAGAGTCTACGCCGTCTTCAATTGACGGGCCATGCCCGCACCCTAAAGGCTACGTTCTACTTACCGACGCTGTCGCCAAACCAGTTCAGTCAAGCTGTGCCGGTGGTGGTCATTTCCCATGGATTGGGGGCCGATCGCTATAGCTATCATTACCTGGGTCGCCATTTGGCTTCCCACGGGTTTGCTGTTCTTGCCCTTGAGCATCCGGGTAGTTCCAGTGAACGTTTACTCTCCTTTCCCGCCGGCCATACAACGGCCTATACCGCGGCCCAGGAATTTTTAGATCGCCCCCTAGATGTGACGTTTATTTTAGATCAATTGCATCAATTTCCCAGTCAACTGCAACCTTGGCCAGGGCGGCTGGATTTGGATCGGGTTGCAGTGATTGGCCAATCCTTTGGTGGCTATACGGCCCTCACCCTGGCGGGAGCCAGCTTAGATTTTGACCATCTTCACCAGATATGTCCCGCCCATATTGCTACTACCTTAAATATCTCCCTGATTTTGCAATGCCAAGCGACAACTCTGCCCCATCGAAATTATCATCTCAGCGATCGCCGGGTTCGGGCCGTTTTAGCCGTTAATCCCATTACCAGTGCGGTCTTTAGTCCCGCCAGTCTGGCCGCCATTGAAACCCCTGTCATGATTATGGCCGGAAGTGCCGATGCCATTGCCCCGCCCGTCTCAGAACAGGTGTACCCCTTTACCTGGCTGACCAGTGGCGATCGCTACCTCGTGCTAGTGGATCATGCCACCCACTTTTCCACCATTGGCGAATCCTTGCCCAATACTGCTGCAATGCCCATTCCCCGGGCCCTGATTGGTTCTACGCCGAGGTCTCGGGCCTATCTGATGGCCATGAGCCTCGCCTTTTTGCGAACCCATCTTCTTAATCAGGAGCAGGATCGGGCCTTTCTAACCGCCGCCGCTGCCCAAGCTTTGAGTCATAGGGATCAACCTTTGAATCTCAGCCAAGATCTAAGTCAACCCATCCTTGAGGGGCCACCCATTTCGGCCTTCCCCGCCCTGTTCTACCCCGTTAATCCGACCGAGAGATAG
- a CDS encoding ABC transporter substrate-binding protein, producing the protein MKIRRFTFLGLGLPVLLGAIALGLGACNSPPTDRATSDSIPLGVALAQSGNAALFGQEAVQGVQVAERWINEQGGIDGRSLRLALQDTGSDEAGAVNAFQTLINRDRVVGIVGPTLSQQAFSADPIADQAGVPVIAPSNTAAGIPQIGEFISRVSAPVAVVAPTALAAALKIKPDIQRVAVFFAQDDAFSRSESEIFQQSIRDLNLDLVTVQQTQTSDTDFQTQINNTLNLNPDLIVLSTLAADGGNLIRQLRELGYEGLILGGNGLNTMNVFPVCRRFCDGVLVAQAYSPAYEGAMNVAFRQAFEAQFQQTPSQFSAQAFTAVQVFAEALQVLARQEDLSALPLDELRQKLNQQLLMGRYETPLGELSFSPEGEIDQKQFYVGQIQMDEDGRTGRFTLLQSTD; encoded by the coding sequence TTGAAGATTCGCCGGTTTACCTTTCTAGGGCTGGGTTTGCCCGTTCTCCTAGGGGCGATCGCCCTGGGTTTAGGGGCTTGCAACTCTCCGCCAACGGATCGGGCAACTAGCGATTCCATTCCCCTGGGGGTGGCCCTAGCCCAGTCTGGCAATGCGGCCTTGTTTGGCCAGGAGGCGGTGCAGGGGGTTCAGGTGGCCGAACGCTGGATCAATGAACAGGGTGGTATTGATGGGCGATCGCTGCGTTTAGCTCTCCAGGATACGGGCAGTGACGAGGCCGGGGCAGTGAATGCCTTTCAGACCCTAATTAACCGCGATCGCGTTGTTGGTATTGTTGGCCCCACCCTTTCCCAACAGGCCTTTAGTGCGGATCCCATTGCCGACCAAGCGGGAGTTCCGGTCATTGCCCCCTCCAATACAGCGGCGGGTATTCCCCAAATTGGTGAATTTATTAGTCGGGTATCGGCCCCCGTGGCGGTTGTGGCTCCAACGGCCTTGGCGGCGGCCCTGAAGATCAAACCAGATATTCAGCGGGTGGCGGTGTTTTTTGCCCAGGATGATGCCTTTAGCCGCTCCGAAAGTGAGATTTTCCAGCAAAGCATCAGGGATTTGAATCTAGACCTAGTAACGGTTCAGCAAACCCAAACCAGTGATACGGATTTCCAGACCCAGATCAACAACACCCTCAACCTCAATCCCGATCTAATTGTGCTGTCCACCTTGGCGGCGGATGGTGGTAACTTAATTCGGCAGTTACGGGAACTGGGCTACGAGGGTCTGATTCTGGGGGGGAATGGCTTAAATACCATGAACGTATTTCCGGTGTGTCGCCGTTTTTGTGATGGGGTGCTGGTGGCCCAAGCCTATAGTCCAGCCTACGAGGGGGCAATGAATGTGGCCTTTCGCCAAGCCTTTGAGGCCCAATTCCAGCAAACCCCCTCCCAATTTAGTGCCCAGGCTTTTACGGCGGTTCAGGTCTTTGCCGAAGCACTCCAGGTCTTGGCTCGTCAAGAGGATTTAAGTGCGCTACCCTTGGATGAACTGCGTCAAAAGCTGAATCAGCAACTACTGATGGGTCGCTATGAAACCCCCCTAGGGGAGTTAAGCTTCTCACCGGAGGGAGAGATTGATCAGAAGCAGTTTTATGTGGGACAAATTCAGATGGATGAGGATGGCCGGACGGGGCGCTTTACCCTGCTCCAAAGTACGGATTAA
- a CDS encoding ribonuclease HII produces the protein MNHPKKSRSPLILPSLVQEQDHWQQGRDRIAGVDEVGRGCLAGPVVAAALILPKGCAMISGVQDSKKVSPSRRSRLDPLIRQQAIALGFGLATVLEIEQLNILQATYLAMKRALDRVSPWDHALIDGKLTADAGFSAVTAIVGGDRHCYSISCAAIVAKVRRDRLMVRLGARYPGYGWERNMGYGTKEHFQGIKALGLTPWHRRTFIHV, from the coding sequence ATGAATCACCCTAAAAAATCCCGTTCCCCCCTAATTCTTCCCTCCCTAGTTCAGGAACAAGACCATTGGCAGCAGGGCCGCGATCGCATTGCTGGCGTGGATGAAGTGGGGCGAGGTTGCTTGGCGGGGCCTGTGGTGGCAGCGGCCCTTATTTTGCCCAAGGGTTGCGCCATGATTTCCGGTGTCCAAGACTCAAAAAAGGTATCTCCCTCCCGACGTTCCCGCCTAGATCCGCTGATCCGACAGCAGGCGATCGCCCTGGGGTTTGGCCTAGCTACGGTGTTAGAAATTGAACAACTCAATATTTTGCAGGCCACCTATTTGGCGATGAAACGGGCCCTAGATCGGGTCAGCCCCTGGGATCATGCCCTCATTGATGGCAAATTGACGGCGGATGCTGGATTTTCGGCAGTAACGGCCATCGTTGGCGGCGATCGCCATTGCTATAGTATTTCCTGTGCGGCCATTGTGGCGAAAGTTCGTCGCGATCGCTTGATGGTTCGCCTTGGGGCGCGGTACCCCGGCTATGGCTGGGAGCGAAATATGGGCTACGGGACAAAGGAACATTTTCAAGGGATTAAAGCACTGGGCCTGACTCCCTGGCATCGTCGTACCTTTATTCACGTTTGA
- a CDS encoding DUF1823 family protein codes for MPDMIDPSLLPLTPSTIWQILRNELGDETVNELVWWALGYRYDAANNAWDITDVAEDWRTTYPEPPDFIGSRPATVKLTRSIPQQYKQLLKEDLGFEGYSVQELNPRLTRRATAANWLLAYLRSQAEG; via the coding sequence ATGCCAGATATGATTGACCCATCCCTGTTGCCCCTAACCCCATCCACAATTTGGCAGATTTTAAGAAATGAGTTGGGCGATGAAACCGTCAATGAGTTGGTCTGGTGGGCCCTTGGCTACCGCTACGATGCCGCGAATAATGCCTGGGATATTACTGATGTGGCCGAGGATTGGCGTACTACTTACCCTGAGCCACCGGACTTTATCGGTAGTCGCCCCGCAACGGTTAAGTTGACCCGCTCCATTCCCCAACAATACAAGCAACTCCTGAAGGAAGACTTGGGGTTTGAGGGTTATAGTGTCCAGGAACTCAACCCCCGCCTAACCCGCCGGGCTACCGCCGCAAACTGGCTCTTAGCCTACCTACGCAGCCAAGCAGAGGGTTGA
- the ilvN gene encoding acetolactate synthase small subunit — protein sequence MKHTLSVLVEDEAGVLTRIAGLFARRGFNIESLAVGPAEQLGISRITMVVPGDDGIIEQLTKQLYKLINVLKVQDITTTPCVERELMLLKVNVAPGNRSEILELVEIFRAKVVDVSEDSLTIEVSGDPGKMVAIVQMLSKFGIREIARTGKIALVRESGVNTEYLKSLEARL from the coding sequence ATGAAACATACATTATCGGTATTGGTGGAAGATGAGGCAGGGGTACTCACCCGTATTGCCGGACTCTTTGCCCGACGGGGCTTTAACATTGAGAGTCTTGCCGTGGGCCCGGCGGAGCAGTTGGGAATTTCCCGGATCACCATGGTGGTGCCTGGGGATGATGGGATTATTGAACAACTAACGAAACAACTCTACAAGCTCATCAATGTCCTCAAGGTTCAGGATATTACCACCACCCCCTGTGTGGAGCGGGAATTAATGCTTCTCAAGGTCAATGTAGCCCCAGGAAACCGATCAGAAATTTTAGAATTAGTTGAAATTTTTCGAGCGAAGGTGGTGGATGTATCTGAGGATTCTTTAACCATTGAGGTTTCTGGGGATCCAGGCAAAATGGTGGCGATCGTGCAAATGCTCAGTAAGTTCGGTATTCGGGAAATTGCCCGCACCGGTAAAATTGCCCTAGTGCGGGAGTCCGGTGTCAATACTGAGTATTTGAAATCCCTTGAGGCCCGGTTGTAA
- a CDS encoding response regulator transcription factor: MATVMVVDDSPTLRAMIVEIMQSQGLQVVEAEDGLIAQEKIKAQCPDLVVLDVVMPRMNGYELCRWIKGEAASKDVPVIMCTTKSEDFDIHWGKKQGVDAYITKPFEPGDLIAKVKELLKT, encoded by the coding sequence ATGGCAACAGTAATGGTTGTTGATGATAGCCCCACATTGCGGGCAATGATTGTTGAGATCATGCAAAGCCAAGGGCTACAAGTGGTCGAAGCAGAGGATGGGTTAATTGCCCAAGAAAAAATCAAGGCCCAATGTCCCGATCTAGTGGTTTTAGATGTGGTGATGCCGCGCATGAATGGCTACGAACTGTGTCGTTGGATCAAGGGGGAGGCGGCCTCCAAGGATGTGCCGGTGATCATGTGTACCACGAAAAGTGAAGATTTTGATATTCACTGGGGTAAAAAACAAGGGGTTGATGCCTATATCACTAAACCCTTTGAGCCAGGGGATTTGATTGCGAAGGTCAAAGAATTACTCAAGACCTAA
- a CDS encoding DUF6464 family protein — protein sequence MAAVDLPTELHLIHPRRVLGHVYLDWMPQPGCLIHHQGSTYTVLERRHRYQLRASRYQLEKITLYLQVCEFRGDRHSYQGEWILGDPNCQFSAHSSLIRCAVNPSGPCEGCPQFQPIAITPEDESP from the coding sequence ATGGCTGCTGTTGATTTACCGACGGAGTTACATTTAATTCATCCCCGCCGTGTCCTGGGTCATGTCTACTTAGATTGGATGCCCCAGCCCGGCTGTTTAATCCATCATCAGGGATCCACCTATACGGTACTGGAACGCCGCCATCGCTATCAATTGCGGGCCAGTCGCTACCAATTGGAAAAAATCACCCTCTATCTCCAAGTGTGTGAATTTAGGGGCGATCGCCACAGCTACCAGGGAGAATGGATTTTGGGAGATCCCAACTGCCAATTTAGTGCCCACTCCAGCCTGATTCGCTGCGCGGTTAATCCCAGCGGCCCCTGCGAGGGCTGCCCCCAGTTTCAACCGATTGCGATTACCCCTGAGGATGAATCACCCTAA
- a CDS encoding GNAT family N-acetyltransferase produces the protein MELRFATSDDLELLRHWDNQPHVVAADPNDYWDWDVELGRSPDWREQFIAEVDGRPVGFLQIIDPALEETRYWGDVPPGLRAIDIWIGEENDLGKSYGTKMMRLAIAHCFQYPAVSAVIIDPLASNIRAHRFYERLGFQFVERRRFCQDECFVYRLGRCQ, from the coding sequence ATGGAGCTACGTTTCGCCACTTCCGATGATCTGGAGTTGCTGCGTCACTGGGACAATCAGCCGCATGTCGTAGCTGCAGACCCAAACGATTATTGGGACTGGGATGTAGAACTTGGTAGGTCGCCCGATTGGCGAGAACAGTTTATCGCGGAGGTTGACGGTCGGCCGGTCGGCTTTCTCCAGATCATTGATCCGGCTTTGGAGGAAACACGCTACTGGGGTGATGTCCCGCCCGGTCTTCGCGCAATTGATATCTGGATCGGCGAGGAAAACGACCTCGGAAAGAGCTATGGAACGAAGATGATGCGCCTGGCGATCGCTCATTGTTTTCAGTATCCGGCGGTGTCTGCGGTAATTATCGATCCTCTTGCCAGTAATATCCGGGCACATCGCTTTTATGAGCGACTGGGGTTCCAGTTTGTTGAACGCCGTCGCTTTTGTCAAGACGAGTGCTTTGTTTACCGCTTGGGACGCTGCCAATAA